A genome region from Camelina sativa cultivar DH55 chromosome 10, Cs, whole genome shotgun sequence includes the following:
- the LOC104717906 gene encoding putative E3 ubiquitin-protein ligase UBR7, with product MASGGFEDDEAEGTVTINEFIEQMDAEELAADLVLGGDEGDECTYPKGYMKRQAIFSCITCTPDGNAGICIACCLSCHDGHELLELWTKRNFRCDCGNSKFGTLACKFLPSKDVENSENSYNHNFKGLYCTCDLPYPDPNVEEQVEMIQCCLCEDWFHEEHLGFKSSDSVGSQIPRDEEGEPIYEDFICQNCSPVCSFLTLYPEKLWVAAQVDSTGCANACSETIESNKTNMDAEAGQLENGTEAEKSVMRKCSEKISEPEPGHLGNSSEAEKSVVGKCSEKMNDSEPGQPETSTTETEKSVVQNGSDKNDATEPVAAAGCAIGTNLNSCPDFEKKPLFLSKNWRNILCRCEKCVEMYNQRKVSYLLDAEDTIVEYEKKAKEKRTEKLEKQEGEALDLLNNLDHVAKVEILHGIKDFKDELKGLLESGSSGPSKAITAADIEQMFSNLKNKRKRME from the exons ATGGCATCGGGTGGTTTCGAGGATGATGAGGCTGAGGGAACTGTAACGATCAATGAGTTTATCGAACAAATGGATGCTGAAGAGCTG GCAGCGGATTTGGTGTTGGGTGGAGATGAGGGAGATGAGTGTACTTACCCCAAGGGTTACATGAAAAGACAAGCTATTTTCTCATGCATTACATGTACACCAGATGGGAATGCTGGAATCTGCATTGCTTGTTGCTTATCTTGTCATGATGGCCATGAG CTTCTGGAGCTGTGGACTAAGAGGAATTTTCGATGTGATTGTGGGAACTCCAAGTTTGGAACTTTAGCGTGTAAGTTTCTCCCTAGCAAAGATGTAGAAAACTCTGAGAATTCTTACAACCATAATTTCAAAGGCTTGTACTGCACTTGCGACCTACCTTACCCTGACCCAAATGTGGAAGAACAAGTTGAGATGATACAGTGTTGTCTCTGTGAGGATTGGTTTCACGAGGAGCATCTCGGTTTCAAATCTTCAGACAGTGTTGGTAGCCAG ATTCCAAGAGATGAAGAAGGCGAGCCGATCTATGAGGACTTCATTTGTCAAAACTGCTCCCCAGTTTGTTCGTTTCTGACACTTTATCCTGAGAAATTGTGGGTTGCTGCTCAAGTAGATTCCACTGGCTGTGCTAATGCTTGTTCAGAGACAATTGAgtcaaacaaaaccaacatGGATGCGGAAGCCGGCCAGCTAGAGAACGGTACTGAAGCAGAGAAATCTGTTATGCGGAAATGTTCTGAGAAGATCAGTGAACCTGAACCTGGCCATCTTGGCAACAGTTCTGAAGCAGAGAAATCTGTTGTGGGAAAATGTTCTGAGAAGATGAATGACTCTGAACCCGGCCAGCCTGAGACTAGTACTACTGAAACCGAGAAATCTGTTGTGCAAAACGGTTCTGACAAGAACGACGCCACTGAACCCGTTGCTGCGGCTGGTTGTGCTATTGGGACGAATCTAAACTCGTGTCCTGATTTTGAGAAGAAACCTTTGTTTTTGTCCAAAAACTGGAGGAACATCCTATGCAGATGCGAAAAGTGCGTTGAGATGTATAACCAGAGAAAGGTAAGCTATTTACTTGATGCAGAGGATACTATAGTTGAGTACGAGAAGAAGGCGAAGGAGAAAAGAACAGAGAAACTGGAGAAACAAGAAGGTGAAGCACTTGATCTGTTGAATAATCTCGACCACGTAGCCAAAGTTGAAATCCTTCACGGTATCAAAGACTTCAAAGATGAATTGAAGGGTTTACTG GAGTCTGGTAGTAGTGGGCCGTCAAAGGCGATAACAGCTGCAGATATCGAGCAAATGTTTTCAAATCTGAAAAACAAACGCAAAAGGATGGAGTGA
- the LOC104717904 gene encoding uncharacterized protein LOC104717904: MGNCMMGGNNIAKMVQEEEEVMKKDYKRKDRKVKIVLRRDELEKLILFQLNAGGNVEGKGETTLASFGDFLRELEAERSAGEAAAKAAEEEEESRRTCRKWRPSLERITEWPEETLS, encoded by the coding sequence atgggAAACTGTATGATGGGGGGAAACAACATTGCAAAGAtggttcaagaagaagaagaagtaatgaAGAAAGATTACAAGAGAAAGGATCGTAAAGTAAAGATTGTTTTGAGAAGAGATGAGTTAGAGAAACTCATTCTCTTCCAGCTAAACGCTGGTGGCAACGTTGAAGGCAAAGGAGAAACAACTTTGGCTTCTTTCGGAGATTTTCTCAGGGAGTTAGAGGCAGAGAGATCTGCTGGAGAAGCGGCTGCTAAGGCggctgaggaagaggaggagtcTCGCCGGACATGTCGCAAGTGGAGGCCGTCGTTGGAAAGAATCACTGAATGGCCTGAAGAGACACTTTCGTAA
- the LOC104717903 gene encoding uncharacterized protein LOC104717903 isoform X3, with the protein MMDSLSKCFNRLQERYENVLEAKPIYREDLDITLPLNGSEISVESTKKSRCLDRAKRIDKSLRFETEDEEDEQKKKTLAKPRKVVRFQLENNKIIEPKKTVRFDDDHKLEPKEMALEEKASLNMVERDEKVVRVKIKMTKQEAHRLLSKYKNDSVFDLEHLVDQIAHVPVHQLQVYMVMVGCNTERQ; encoded by the exons atgatggaTTCTTTATCAAAATGCTTCAACAGACTTCAAGAAAGGTACGAAAACGTTCTAGAAGCGAAACCTATTTACAGAGAGGACTTAGACATAACGTTGCCTCTGAATGGCTCAGAGATTTCAGTAGAGTCGACCAAAAAGTCTCGGTGCTTGGATAGAGCCAAGAG GATCGACAAGTCGCTGAGGTTCGAaacagaagacgaagaagatgaacagaAGAAAAAGACTCTGGCTAAGCCACGTAAGGTTGTGAGGTTTCAGTTAGAGAATAATAAGATTATCGAGCCGAAGAAGACGGTGAGGTTTGATGATGATCACAAACTCGAACCAAAGGAGATGGCTCTGGAGGAGAAAGCGAGTTTGAATATGGTTGAAAGGGATGAAAAGGTCGTGAGGGTTAAGATCAAGATGACAAAGCAGGAAGCTCACAGGCTActgtcaaaatacaaaaacgaCAGCGTTTTCGACTTAGAGCACCTTGTGGATCAGATCGCACACGTTCCTGTTCATCAGCTTCAAGTCTATATGGTAATGGTTGGTTGTAATACTGAGCGACAATGA
- the LOC104717903 gene encoding uncharacterized protein LOC104717903 isoform X1 produces MMDSLSKCFNRLQERYENVLEAKPIYREDLDITLPLNGSEISVESTKKSRCLDRAKRIDKSLRFETEDEEDEQKKKTLAKPRKVVRFQLENNKIIEPKKTVRFDDDHKLEPKEMALEEKASLNMVERDEKVVRVKIKMTKQEAHRLLSKYKNDSVFDLEHLVDQIAHVPVHQLQVYMVMVGCNTERQ; encoded by the exons atgatggaTTCTTTATCAAAATGCTTCAACAGACTTCAAGAAAGGTACGAAAACGTTCTAGAAGCGAAACCTATTTACAGAGAGGACTTAGACATAACGTTGCCTCTGAATGGCTCAGAGATTTCAGTAGAGTCGAC CAAAAAGTCTCGGTGCTTGGATAGAGCCAAGAGGATCGACAAGTCGCTGAGGTTCGAaacagaagacgaagaagatgaacagaAGAAAAAGACTCTGGCTAAGCCACGTAAGGTTGTGAGGTTTCAGTTAGAGAATAATAAGATTATCGAGCCGAAGAAGACGGTGAGGTTTGATGATGATCACAAACTCGAACCAAAGGAGATGGCTCTGGAGGAGAAAGCGAGTTTGAATATGGTTGAAAGGGATGAAAAGGTCGTGAGGGTTAAGATCAAGATGACAAAGCAGGAAGCTCACAGGCTActgtcaaaatacaaaaacgaCAGCGTTTTCGACTTAGAGCACCTTGTGGATCAGATCGCACACGTTCCTGTTCATCAGCTTCAAGTCTATATGGTAATGGTTGGTTGTAATACTGAGCGACAATGA
- the LOC104717903 gene encoding uncharacterized protein LOC104717903 isoform X4: MMDSLSKCFNRLQERYENVLEAKPIYREDLDITLPLNGSEISVESTKKSRCLDRAKRIDKSLRFETEDEEDEQKKKTLAKPRKVVRFQLENNKIIEPKKTVRFDDDHKLEPKEMALEEKASLNMVERDEKVVRVKIKMTKQEAHRLLSKYKNDSVFDLEHLVDQIAHVPVHQLQVYMVMVGCNTERQ; the protein is encoded by the exons atgatggaTTCTTTATCAAAATGCTTCAACAGACTTCAAGAAAGGTACGAAAACGTTCTAGAAGCGAAACCTATTTACAGAGAGGACTTAGACATAACGTTGCCTCTGAATGGCTCAGAGATTTCAGTAGAGTCGACCAAAAAGTCTCGGTGCTTGGATAGAGCCAAGAGGATCGACAAGTCGCTGAGGTTCGAaacagaagacgaagaagatgaacagaAGAAAAAGACTCTGGCTAAGCCACGTAAGGTTGTGAGGTTTCAGTTAGAGAATAATAAGATTATCGAGCCGAAGAAGACGGTGAGGTTTGATGATGATCACAAACTCGAACCAAAGGAGATGGCTCTGGAGGAGAAAGCGAGTTTGAATATGGTTGAAAGGGATGAAAAGGTCGTGAGGGTTAAGATCAAGATGACAAAGCAGGAAGCTCACAGGCTACTGTCGAA atacaaaaacgaCAGCGTTTTCGACTTAGAGCACCTTGTGGATCAGATCGCACACGTTCCTGTTCATCAGCTTCAAGTCTATATGGTAATGGTTGGTTGTAATACTGAGCGACAATGA
- the LOC104717903 gene encoding uncharacterized protein LOC104717903 isoform X2, translated as MMDSLSKCFNRLQERYENVLEAKPIYREDLDITLPLNGSEISVESTKKSRCLDRAKRIDKSLRFETEDEEDEQKKKTLAKPRKVVRFQLENNKIIEPKKTVRFDDDHKLEPKEMALEEKASLNMVERDEKVVRVKIKMTKQEAHRLLSKYKNDSVFDLEHLVDQIAHVPVHQLQVYMVMVGCNTERQ; from the exons atgatggaTTCTTTATCAAAATGCTTCAACAGACTTCAAGAAAGGTACGAAAACGTTCTAGAAGCGAAACCTATTTACAGAGAGGACTTAGACATAACGTTGCCTCTGAATGGCTCAGAGATTTCAGTAGAGTCGACCAAAAAGTCTCGGTGCTTGGATAGAGCCAAGAGGATCGACAAGTCGCTGAGGTTCGAaacagaagacgaagaagatgaacagaAGAAAAAGACTCTGGCTAAGCCACGTAAGGTTGTGAGGTTTCAGTTAGAGAATAATAAGATTATCGAGCCGAAGAAGACGGTGAGGTTTGATGATGATCACAAACTCGAACCAAAGGAGATGGCTCTGGAGGAGAAAGCGAGTTTGAATATGGTTGAAAGGGATGAAAAGGTCGTGAGGGTTAAGATCAAGATGACAAAGCAGGAAGCTCACAG GCTActgtcaaaatacaaaaacgaCAGCGTTTTCGACTTAGAGCACCTTGTGGATCAGATCGCACACGTTCCTGTTCATCAGCTTCAAGTCTATATGGTAATGGTTGGTTGTAATACTGAGCGACAATGA